The Camelina sativa cultivar DH55 chromosome 14, Cs, whole genome shotgun sequence genome includes a window with the following:
- the LOC104740800 gene encoding protein MIZU-KUSSEI 1-like translates to MRTMVDLGKQRDHHYHHMQIITTPTTVDCAREFRLRRTLRSLIECMLPYCCTYQQPPSPSHQNDTVSVSSSTSSSSSSDHSSSSSSSSHSNSIVSGTFFGHRRGRVSFCLQDSTAVGSSPLLLLELAVPTAALAKEMDEAGVLRIALECDRRRSSNSRSSSIFDVPVWSMCCNGRKMGFAVRRKVTENDAVFLRMMQSVSVGAGVVPLEEEEQTLYLRARFERVTGSSDSESFHMMNPGGSYGQELSIFLLRS, encoded by the coding sequence atgaGAACAATGGTTGATTTAGGAAAGCAAAGAGATCATCACTATCATCACATGCAAATCATAACCACTCCAACCACCGTAGATTGTGCCCGTGAATTCCGTCTCCGACGAACTCTCCGATCACTCATCGAATGCATGCTCCCATACTGTTGCACTTACCAACAACCACCTTCTCCTTCACACCAAAACGACACCGTCTCAGtgtcttcttctacttcctcctcttcctcttcagaccactcatcctcatcctcctcctcctcccataGCAACAGCATCGTAAGTGGAACTTTCTTCGGCCACCGTCGTGGTCGAGTAAGCTTCTGCCTTCAAGACTCAACCGCCGTGGGATCTTCACCGCTTCTCCTCCTCGAGCTAGCTGTTCCCACGGCGGCTTTAGCCAAAGAAATGGACGAGGCAGGTGTTCTACGCATAGCCCTCGAGTGTGACCGTCGTAGAAGCAGCAACAGTCGGTCGTCTTCGATCTTTGATGTTCCTGTGTGGTCGATGTGTTGCAACGGAAGAAAAATGGGATTTGCCGTGAGGAGAAAGGTAACTGAGAACGACGCCGTTTTCTTGAGGATGATGCAGTCTGTATCAGTCGGAGCCGGAGTTGTGCCGTTGGAAGAGGAGGAACAGACGCTGTATTTGAGGGCGAGGTTTGAGCGAGTCACTGGTTCGAGTGACTCAGAATCGTTTCATATGATGAATCCGGGCGGTAGTTATGGACAAGAGCTTAGTATATTTCTTTTGAGATCGTGA